One genomic segment of Penaeus monodon isolate SGIC_2016 unplaced genomic scaffold, NSTDA_Pmon_1 PmonScaffold_17587, whole genome shotgun sequence includes these proteins:
- the LOC119569653 gene encoding 1,2-dihydroxy-3-keto-5-methylthiopentene dioxygenase-like, translating into MVKAWYMDTSDEDKRNEHHLLPPEYVTLEKLRADTGVLYWKLDEKNFEPELEKIKSSRGYSYSDVIQVSPEKLQNYEEKLKNFYEEHIHTDEEIRFVLEGSGYFDVRDKEDKWIRIEVTPGDLLILPAGIYHRFTLDTKNYIKAMRLFVGVPVWTPHNRPADDMDARKEYVKRQKEGFSEE; encoded by the exons atGGTGAAGGCTTGGTACATGGACACCAGTGATGAGGACAAGCGAAATGAGCATCACCTTTTGCCACCAGAGTATGTGACCCTTGAGAAACTTCGTGCTGACACTGGAGTCTTATACTGGAAG TTGGATGAGAAAAATTTTGAACCGGAGCTTGAGAAGATTAAATCCAGCCGAGGTTACTCATACTCAGACGTCATTCAAGTTTCACCAGAAAAACTCCAAAATTATGAAGAAAAG CTCAAAAACTTTTACGAGGAACACATCCACACTGATGAAGAAATTCGTTTTGTCCTGGAAGGCTCCGGCTATTTTGACGTTCGAGACAAGGAAGACAAGTGGATCAGGATTGAAGTGACACCTGGAGACCTCCTGATTCTCCCAGCTGGAATCTATCACCGATTTACTTTAGATACGAAG AACTATATCAAGGCCATGAGACTGTTTGTCGGGGTTCCAGTTTGGACTCCACACAACCGACCTGCCGATGACATGGACGCTCGCAAAGAGTATgtaaagaggcagaaagagggcTTTTCAGAGGAGtaa